From a single Lentisphaera profundi genomic region:
- a CDS encoding PQQ-dependent sugar dehydrogenase, with protein sequence MRYVLLIFLSFSLLGGDLKLKALFKKKTFERPIALLEAGDNAWYVLEQRGKIWFCQEGKNKSLVADISERLGTANEEGLLSMVKSPSFESDHHVYIYYSYKHPRRSIVARFNLQNYKIDLDSEVKLLSIAEPYGNHNGGQLAFGPDKKLYVGVGDGGSAGDPKGYGQNLENLHGSILRIDVLGQDDYSVPRDNPFVDSDLDAKKEIFAWGLRNPWRFSFDKKTQEIWCGDVGQNKFEEVNIINAGSNYGWNVREGYEPYVYVKKNKKKSSKKNKSLQRKPSNPGMEDGGFTDPIFVYPRKEGLSITGGYVYRGQAIKKMYGWYVMSDFASGAYWLLKKESDKIVESHRIKGKSLQIASFAEDSGGELYMMSFKDGTIYQIMDWIQ encoded by the coding sequence ATGAGATACGTACTATTGATATTTTTGAGTTTTTCTCTCTTGGGAGGCGATTTAAAGTTAAAGGCATTGTTTAAGAAAAAAACCTTTGAAAGGCCGATTGCTTTGCTTGAAGCAGGCGATAATGCCTGGTATGTATTGGAGCAGCGCGGGAAGATATGGTTTTGCCAAGAAGGGAAAAATAAATCCTTGGTGGCAGATATTTCGGAGCGCTTGGGTACGGCCAATGAAGAGGGTTTACTGAGCATGGTGAAATCTCCTAGTTTTGAGAGTGATCATCACGTTTATATTTATTATTCTTATAAGCACCCTAGGCGATCAATTGTAGCACGTTTTAATCTTCAGAATTACAAGATTGATTTGGATAGCGAAGTAAAATTATTATCTATAGCAGAGCCCTATGGTAATCACAATGGTGGTCAGTTAGCTTTTGGTCCAGATAAAAAGTTGTATGTAGGTGTAGGAGATGGTGGTTCTGCAGGTGATCCCAAGGGCTATGGCCAAAACCTCGAAAACTTACATGGAAGTATTTTACGTATAGATGTTTTAGGGCAAGATGACTATAGCGTTCCTAGAGATAATCCTTTTGTGGATTCAGACCTTGATGCAAAGAAAGAAATTTTTGCTTGGGGGCTACGGAATCCATGGCGTTTTTCTTTTGATAAAAAAACTCAAGAGATTTGGTGTGGGGATGTGGGACAAAATAAATTTGAAGAAGTCAATATCATTAATGCTGGCTCGAATTATGGATGGAATGTTCGTGAGGGATACGAGCCTTACGTCTATGTGAAAAAAAATAAGAAGAAGTCAAGCAAAAAAAACAAAAGCCTTCAAAGGAAACCATCAAATCCTGGTATGGAGGATGGGGGGTTTACTGATCCCATATTTGTGTATCCTAGAAAGGAAGGCTTATCAATAACTGGTGGCTACGTTTATCGTGGGCAGGCAATTAAAAAAATGTATGGTTGGTATGTGATGAGCGATTTCGCCTCGGGAGCCTATTGGCTTTTGAAAAAAGAGAGCGATAAAATTGTTGAGTCTCACAGGATTAAAGGTAAAAGTCTACAGATTGCGAGTTTTGCAGAAGACTCAGGTGGCGAGCTTTATATGATGAGTTTTAAAGATGGAACTATTTATCAAATAATGGATTGGATTCAGTGA
- a CDS encoding RNA polymerase sigma factor has protein sequence MSDTKYQENINAAGRGFNPTSWSLILKASAGESSELAEFCRRYWHPLYAFARRSGSSAEDAQDLSQGFFAYLLERDVLQRADAEKGRFRNFLLTLFKRFMQNEWQRGQAQKRGGDQIKVDYEAAEYSLQDFSELGPDEAYQRAWALTLLENAMAELEERFITRGDSERWGVMKPYLNGDSEASLKEGADILGVSENAFTVAVHRLRRDFSKVLRKLVADTLNDPAEVQEELHFLITLLQK, from the coding sequence ATGTCAGATACAAAATATCAAGAAAATATAAATGCAGCGGGTCGTGGTTTCAATCCTACTAGCTGGAGTTTGATTTTAAAAGCAAGTGCAGGTGAGAGTAGCGAGCTCGCCGAATTCTGCCGTCGATATTGGCATCCACTCTATGCTTTTGCCAGGCGTTCAGGTAGTAGTGCGGAAGATGCACAAGATTTGAGTCAGGGTTTTTTTGCTTATTTACTTGAACGTGATGTATTGCAGCGTGCGGATGCAGAGAAGGGACGTTTTAGGAATTTTTTACTCACTTTATTTAAGAGATTTATGCAGAATGAATGGCAGCGTGGGCAGGCTCAGAAACGAGGTGGAGACCAGATTAAGGTTGATTATGAAGCGGCGGAGTATTCACTACAGGATTTTAGTGAATTGGGACCAGATGAGGCTTATCAGCGTGCTTGGGCATTAACTTTACTTGAAAATGCAATGGCCGAATTAGAAGAACGTTTTATCACGCGTGGAGATTCGGAGCGTTGGGGAGTTATGAAGCCCTATTTAAATGGCGATAGTGAGGCGAGTTTAAAAGAGGGAGCAGATATTTTAGGGGTGAGTGAAAATGCCTTTACAGTAGCGGTACACCGCTTGCGTCGGGATTTTTCAAAGGTTTTACGAAAGTTGGTCGCAGATACACTGAATGATCCGGCAGAGGTGCAGGAAGAATTACATTTTTTAATTACTCTTTTACAAAAATAG
- a CDS encoding serine/threonine-protein kinase — translation MNRPPNSNSDKSADLLKMALLDEEEQDRYLICDSIASGGMGMIYRAYDSHTERYVAYKVIHPELQKNKAIFERFTYESEVAARLEHPNIMPVYDAGYDLDGRPFYTMKLLKGQTLASLIHKLKENQSSSSFENMLEILIKVCDAISCAHEQEIIHRDLKPDNIMIGNFGEVLVLDWGLAKIPQRKELAIDSLAPSVPTEFSQMGAVIGTPAYMAPEQAKGQEVDARADIYSLGALLQTMLTFDPPIQGDNTEEILSRVSTGKITRPHANDLLPSSLGEKNQRIPRSALAVIKKSTQLDPDNRYHSVADLAQELKKILGGFAVKAENAGVIRLSLLLMQRHKIVAIVTSIFTVLFITFGVKSINAIHQERDFAQEQHEIAKFNYSEAQNALNQLKKSAAIYLSRARYNISRGDFDSALMDVETYLKLNQHNSEAYLLLGRINQAQKNFAKAAKAFKQAQKYGDKSAHASNSLKIASSAQTCVEAHGHLAENEIFSIYCQLISNAQIPEASAFLDDLLSNEEFSNRVFSELFTHTKLQGSLKFCPKGLLHMRLDTENIDFTPLRFFKKAIFGTLALPDTLLTSLKPIEGLAIVSLDIRGTQVSSLVPLHNSTIYNLFIDDTLIEDLSPLKGHKLNILSIRNIPIESLESLQHIDIAHLDIANSPLKTPDLKYIKHIPSLVMPISWRASVLENTFPNNTKIIWAQKSQNSDMERDRFKIKQSIFSHL, via the coding sequence ATGAATAGACCCCCAAATTCAAATTCCGACAAGTCCGCTGACTTGTTGAAAATGGCTTTACTAGATGAAGAAGAACAGGACCGATACTTAATCTGTGACTCGATCGCTTCCGGGGGCATGGGCATGATCTACCGAGCGTACGATAGCCACACCGAAAGGTATGTCGCTTATAAAGTTATCCATCCCGAGCTCCAAAAGAACAAAGCCATCTTTGAACGATTTACCTATGAGTCAGAAGTCGCTGCACGCCTCGAACACCCCAATATCATGCCTGTTTATGATGCCGGCTACGATCTTGATGGTCGACCATTTTATACGATGAAACTACTTAAAGGGCAAACTTTAGCCAGCTTAATCCATAAGCTCAAAGAAAATCAAAGCTCTTCTAGTTTCGAAAACATGCTAGAAATTCTCATAAAAGTCTGTGATGCTATTTCTTGTGCCCATGAACAAGAGATCATTCATCGTGACCTCAAACCCGACAATATCATGATTGGTAATTTTGGCGAAGTTCTCGTTCTTGATTGGGGACTCGCAAAAATCCCACAAAGAAAAGAACTTGCCATAGATAGCTTAGCCCCCTCAGTACCTACTGAATTCAGCCAAATGGGTGCCGTCATTGGCACCCCCGCATATATGGCGCCTGAGCAGGCCAAAGGTCAAGAAGTCGACGCTCGCGCAGACATCTATTCTCTAGGCGCACTCCTACAAACTATGCTAACCTTTGACCCTCCCATCCAGGGAGATAATACTGAAGAAATTCTATCTCGAGTTTCAACAGGCAAAATCACAAGACCCCACGCCAATGATTTACTCCCTTCTAGCTTAGGAGAAAAAAACCAACGCATCCCCCGCTCCGCCCTCGCAGTTATAAAAAAATCTACACAATTAGATCCTGACAATCGTTATCACTCGGTTGCGGACCTTGCCCAAGAACTTAAAAAAATCCTTGGCGGATTCGCAGTAAAAGCAGAAAATGCCGGCGTGATTCGCCTCTCATTACTACTTATGCAAAGACATAAAATAGTTGCCATCGTTACGTCCATTTTTACGGTCTTATTTATTACTTTCGGCGTGAAATCTATCAACGCCATTCATCAGGAAAGGGATTTTGCTCAAGAACAACACGAGATTGCTAAATTCAACTACTCCGAAGCCCAAAATGCTCTGAATCAACTGAAAAAAAGTGCGGCAATTTACTTATCTCGTGCACGCTACAATATTAGTCGTGGTGATTTTGATTCTGCACTCATGGATGTAGAAACTTATCTAAAACTCAACCAGCACAACTCAGAAGCTTATCTTCTTTTAGGCCGTATTAATCAAGCTCAGAAAAATTTTGCGAAAGCCGCGAAAGCCTTTAAACAAGCTCAAAAATATGGCGATAAAAGTGCTCATGCTTCTAATAGTCTGAAAATTGCTTCGAGCGCCCAAACATGTGTGGAAGCTCACGGGCATCTCGCTGAAAATGAAATTTTTTCTATTTACTGTCAGTTAATTTCTAATGCTCAAATCCCGGAAGCTTCTGCTTTCCTTGATGATCTACTCAGCAACGAAGAGTTTTCTAACCGAGTCTTTAGTGAACTTTTTACTCATACCAAACTACAGGGCAGCTTAAAATTCTGTCCCAAAGGCTTGCTTCATATGCGTCTAGATACAGAAAATATTGACTTCACGCCATTACGCTTTTTCAAAAAAGCCATTTTTGGGACTTTAGCCCTGCCCGATACACTACTCACATCCCTCAAACCAATTGAAGGCTTGGCCATTGTCTCTTTAGATATCCGAGGCACGCAAGTATCTTCCCTTGTACCCTTACACAACTCGACGATTTACAATCTTTTTATCGACGACACCCTCATCGAGGATCTCTCTCCTTTGAAAGGCCACAAGCTCAACATCCTCTCCATTCGCAACATCCCCATTGAGTCATTAGAATCCCTGCAGCACATTGACATTGCTCATCTAGACATAGCTAACAGCCCTCTGAAAACACCAGACTTGAAATACATCAAACATATCCCTTCTCTAGTCATGCCCATATCTTGGCGCGCATCTGTACTAGAAAACACCTTCCCAAATAATACAAAAATCATCTGGGCACAAAAATCGCAAAACTCAGATATGGAACGCGATAGATTTAAAATTAAGCAAAGTATATTTTCTCACTTATAA
- a CDS encoding VOC family protein, with amino-acid sequence MYERNYGIIISVDDLDRAREFYRDTLMLGAPVVDSNHWVEFQLSNGLVLGVRQQPNACSQKGCNTMWVYYTANYSEIREQLLDAGFSPLKIAAPPVGLKAETFSDPEGNRFTLAQKPQ; translated from the coding sequence GTGTACGAAAGAAATTATGGTATCATCATCAGCGTTGATGATTTAGATAGAGCCCGTGAATTTTATCGTGATACATTGATGTTGGGCGCTCCAGTCGTTGATTCTAATCACTGGGTTGAGTTTCAACTAAGCAATGGTTTGGTTTTAGGTGTTCGTCAGCAGCCAAATGCTTGTTCACAAAAAGGTTGTAACACGATGTGGGTTTATTACACAGCCAATTACAGCGAGATTCGTGAGCAGTTGTTAGATGCAGGCTTTTCTCCACTTAAAATTGCGGCGCCACCAGTGGGTTTGAAAGCTGAGACCTTTTCTGATCCAGAAGGCAATCGTTTTACCTTGGCACAAAAACCTCAATAA
- a CDS encoding cell division protein FtsQ/DivIB — translation MSRSKLLAKREEKLLKIRQQLITSFTWLLCLAMVLGTLLLLVSGMRLLLLSSNPQFTLQNIEIKGNTHITPDEIIYAQLAEMEVLENKINIFQVSPSKLREKLEQNPAIQEVLIERVLPNTLSISITEKQARAQFVVDGKVYLVSSDSTLLPYGDNQQAYLPLIAIKVDGKLELGKKINTEDNQAVFDFLSYYDSYAIRRNGETFFPSQIFKVARVRQDPKGDLVLFLKQSGISDDFKIARHNVLLKLDSSELALSLERACTFLIENRLAGKPINKYIDARSHRVFVE, via the coding sequence ATGTCCCGTTCGAAATTGCTTGCTAAGCGAGAAGAGAAGCTCCTAAAAATACGCCAGCAACTCATTACTAGCTTCACTTGGCTACTTTGCCTAGCTATGGTACTGGGGACTCTTCTATTATTAGTTTCTGGTATGCGCTTACTTTTATTAAGTTCAAACCCCCAGTTCACTCTACAAAACATTGAGATAAAAGGCAATACCCACATCACTCCAGATGAAATTATCTATGCTCAACTTGCAGAGATGGAAGTATTGGAAAACAAAATCAATATCTTCCAAGTATCGCCTTCAAAACTTCGTGAAAAACTCGAACAAAACCCTGCTATACAAGAAGTTCTCATTGAAAGAGTTTTACCCAATACGCTCTCTATTTCAATCACGGAAAAACAAGCCCGTGCACAATTTGTCGTAGATGGCAAAGTATATCTTGTGAGCAGTGACTCCACACTGCTACCTTATGGTGATAATCAGCAAGCTTACCTGCCACTCATCGCTATTAAAGTGGATGGGAAACTTGAGCTCGGTAAAAAAATCAATACTGAAGATAACCAAGCCGTTTTTGATTTCTTAAGCTATTACGATAGCTACGCCATCAGGCGCAATGGTGAAACTTTCTTCCCTTCTCAAATTTTTAAAGTCGCACGCGTAAGACAAGATCCAAAAGGTGACCTCGTTCTTTTTCTTAAACAATCGGGAATTAGTGATGATTTTAAAATCGCTCGCCATAATGTCCTGCTCAAATTGGATAGCTCTGAACTTGCCTTAAGCCTGGAAAGAGCTTGTACTTTTTTGATCGAAAACCGTCTCGCTGGTAAACCCATAAATAAATATATTGATGCTCGATCTCACAGGGTATTTGTCGAATGA
- a CDS encoding Fur family transcriptional regulator translates to MKNNQIGLRKTKQRELVLGVISSAPGPVSVNEIVLLLEQCSHNIGIATIYRTVNLLMDNELIQCVRLQDAIQRYEPTNIPHHHHFHCKQCDKVYDLEGCYLHLDNPILKEGHQVSSHEITFRGICKDCGKKA, encoded by the coding sequence ATGAAAAATAATCAAATTGGCCTAAGAAAAACTAAGCAAAGAGAACTGGTTCTCGGTGTCATCTCCTCTGCCCCAGGACCTGTGTCCGTAAACGAAATCGTACTGCTCCTAGAACAATGTAGCCACAACATCGGTATCGCTACTATCTACAGAACCGTGAATCTCTTAATGGATAACGAACTCATTCAATGTGTTCGTTTGCAAGATGCCATTCAACGCTATGAACCAACCAACATCCCTCACCATCACCACTTTCATTGTAAGCAATGTGATAAAGTCTATGACCTAGAAGGATGTTATCTGCACCTTGATAATCCTATCTTAAAAGAAGGTCACCAAGTCTCATCTCACGAAATTACTTTTAGAGGCATCTGCAAAGACTGCGGAAAAAAAGCCTAA
- a CDS encoding methylenetetrahydrofolate reductase, with protein sequence MTKISIELVPHAAEEITSELSGIQAAFPKVNTVNIPDIVRLPTRSWEACGYCAPMLERDIPHLRACDFDLNQPQLISDIMEKYNFSEVLLVGGDIFEGREHFETTTTDFIKFFKEHYKTVKVYGAIDPYRSDFESEMSYVHEKIDAGIDGFFTQPFFDLGLLSKWIKALKDHTVYWGLSPVLSEKSQAYWEKRNLVNFPKNFEPNLEWNAQFAADAIQIIDQFNSCLYFMPIRIPVVDYLNAIIPKSKILKDLLS encoded by the coding sequence ATGACTAAAATTTCTATTGAACTTGTTCCCCATGCCGCCGAAGAAATCACTTCGGAACTCTCTGGTATACAAGCAGCCTTTCCTAAAGTAAACACTGTAAATATCCCTGATATTGTGCGCCTTCCAACTCGAAGCTGGGAAGCCTGTGGCTACTGCGCTCCTATGCTTGAACGCGATATACCGCACTTACGCGCCTGTGACTTCGACCTCAATCAGCCACAGCTCATAAGCGATATCATGGAGAAATACAATTTTTCTGAAGTCCTACTGGTAGGTGGCGACATCTTTGAAGGACGTGAACATTTTGAGACTACAACAACCGATTTTATTAAATTTTTCAAAGAGCATTATAAGACGGTTAAAGTCTATGGCGCTATTGATCCCTATAGATCAGACTTTGAAAGTGAAATGAGTTATGTCCACGAGAAGATTGACGCGGGTATCGATGGCTTCTTCACACAACCATTCTTTGATCTCGGCCTCTTAAGCAAGTGGATCAAGGCTCTAAAAGATCACACTGTGTATTGGGGCTTAAGTCCTGTCCTAAGTGAAAAGAGTCAAGCTTATTGGGAAAAGCGCAACCTCGTGAATTTCCCCAAAAACTTTGAACCTAATCTCGAATGGAATGCTCAATTTGCCGCCGATGCCATACAAATAATTGATCAATTCAATTCATGCCTCTACTTCATGCCTATTCGCATTCCTGTAGTCGATTACCTCAATGCGATTATACCTAAGAGCAAGATTTTAAAAGATCTCTTAAGCTAA
- a CDS encoding Gldg family protein, giving the protein MSSFIRSVKAICKREYKSYFSSSLAYVFLLAFLVTSAIFTFKIADWYKLNEASMRVLFDFHPYLYLFFIPAVGMRMWSEEDRVGSLELLLTMPVTVWQAVIGKFLAAWAFLATALLLTFPMVITSYYLGEPDTGRLIAGYGGSLLLGGMCLALCGVCSSLTQNQVTSYICSFLLMLIFMVAGMQQLGIEAILNSVLPQDVVETLIFFSIIPHIASLARGVFDLRDFIYFFSIMLFGLGSTVAILRCRKASHKLNQPITAAVIALVFVSVVILNLTFRNVSLRIDLSEDNLYTLSDSSKNAIKKMESPGRIRFYFSRSNPAVSMEQKALARRVEDLLREYAEESNGKLKLDVIDPQVGSPGETSARFDGLSEIKLGRQGKMYLGVALSYQDKVMTIPAFTSDEEDQMELNVTRLLYAVQKKEKPVILFQSSLPVVGMQADPSSGRIKDEPEWSIVTDMRIDYTLLQMPAKVRVIPDTVKMVVLVHPDTLSEETMYALDQYLMKGGKILCFLDNFSLVEAKFNKGVSHKGRMSQMSSLLGFSEAWGVRYVPEELVADKDLKTPVKGKENPFMLSLTPENLKMDEPFFTNVNKLHVPYAGYLDYRPVKGLEYDILMKSSRNNLGIKRQDALKSRESLHKITDETDPKILAIRVKGKLKSAFQKYLPKGVISDKHLKQGTKDAEVILVSDADMLHDSFQTNIQHLFDGRRERVSISDNTVFFLNILDSELNEGSLLGLRGRRYKRRNFSTVYQRQINQYESKLDEIEALQLEHAQASRTVSLLESKMVRQLILNDEEKQTLTQKKEDRARTDERLKEIESGLKANSIAFEKKVFYWNLYLPPVIVLLILLFRAFLAWKCKRRAA; this is encoded by the coding sequence GTGAGTAGTTTTATACGTTCAGTAAAGGCAATCTGTAAGCGTGAATACAAATCTTATTTTAGTTCGTCGCTAGCCTATGTTTTTCTGTTAGCATTTTTGGTAACTTCAGCGATTTTTACGTTTAAGATAGCGGATTGGTATAAACTCAATGAAGCGAGTATGCGGGTGCTTTTTGATTTTCACCCCTATCTTTATTTATTCTTTATTCCGGCCGTGGGAATGCGCATGTGGTCAGAGGAAGATCGGGTCGGAAGCTTAGAATTATTATTGACGATGCCGGTAACAGTGTGGCAGGCGGTTATAGGGAAATTTCTCGCTGCTTGGGCCTTTTTAGCGACTGCCTTATTATTGACTTTCCCGATGGTGATTACGAGCTATTATTTGGGTGAACCTGATACGGGCAGACTAATTGCTGGTTATGGTGGCAGCTTATTGTTGGGCGGTATGTGCCTCGCTCTGTGTGGTGTTTGCTCCTCCTTGACTCAAAATCAGGTCACGAGTTATATATGTAGTTTCTTGCTGATGCTGATATTTATGGTCGCTGGGATGCAGCAATTGGGGATAGAAGCTATTCTCAATAGTGTTTTACCTCAAGATGTAGTCGAGACTTTGATTTTCTTTAGTATCATTCCTCATATAGCGAGTTTAGCACGAGGGGTATTTGATTTACGTGACTTCATTTATTTCTTCAGTATTATGCTGTTTGGCTTGGGCAGTACAGTGGCTATTTTACGTTGCCGTAAAGCTTCTCATAAACTCAACCAACCTATTACAGCGGCAGTTATAGCCCTTGTTTTTGTGAGTGTGGTCATTCTCAACCTGACTTTTAGAAATGTATCCTTACGAATCGATTTATCAGAAGATAATCTCTATACGCTTAGTGATTCGAGCAAAAATGCGATTAAAAAAATGGAAAGCCCAGGGCGTATTCGTTTTTATTTTTCTCGTAGTAATCCAGCGGTAAGCATGGAGCAAAAAGCCTTAGCTCGTCGTGTAGAAGATTTATTACGTGAGTATGCCGAAGAATCAAATGGCAAACTTAAACTAGATGTAATTGATCCACAAGTGGGAAGTCCTGGTGAGACCTCAGCAAGATTCGATGGCTTGAGTGAAATTAAGTTGGGAAGGCAGGGAAAGATGTATCTGGGTGTGGCTTTATCCTATCAAGATAAAGTGATGACAATCCCGGCATTTACTTCAGATGAAGAAGATCAAATGGAGCTTAATGTTACGCGTTTATTGTATGCGGTTCAGAAAAAAGAAAAGCCGGTGATTTTGTTCCAGTCGTCGCTACCTGTCGTAGGGATGCAAGCAGATCCTAGTTCAGGACGTATTAAAGATGAGCCTGAATGGTCAATTGTCACAGATATGCGCATCGATTATACTCTCTTGCAGATGCCGGCTAAAGTTCGAGTTATTCCAGATACGGTAAAAATGGTTGTATTAGTTCATCCAGATACTTTATCTGAAGAGACGATGTATGCCTTGGATCAATACTTAATGAAGGGTGGTAAAATTCTTTGTTTTTTAGATAATTTCTCTTTAGTAGAAGCTAAGTTTAACAAGGGCGTGAGTCACAAGGGACGGATGTCACAGATGAGTTCTCTGCTTGGTTTCTCGGAAGCTTGGGGTGTGCGTTATGTACCTGAAGAATTGGTGGCGGATAAAGATTTAAAAACACCGGTAAAAGGAAAAGAAAATCCCTTTATGCTCAGTTTAACGCCAGAGAACTTAAAGATGGATGAGCCTTTCTTTACGAACGTGAATAAGTTGCATGTTCCCTATGCGGGCTACTTAGATTATCGTCCTGTGAAAGGCTTGGAATATGATATTTTAATGAAGAGTAGTCGAAATAATTTAGGTATTAAGAGGCAAGACGCTTTAAAGAGTCGTGAGAGCTTACATAAAATCACTGATGAAACGGATCCTAAAATTTTAGCGATACGTGTGAAAGGAAAGTTAAAAAGTGCCTTTCAAAAGTACCTGCCTAAGGGCGTTATTAGTGATAAACATTTAAAACAGGGAACTAAAGACGCGGAAGTGATTCTCGTCAGTGACGCAGATATGCTTCACGATAGTTTCCAGACAAATATTCAGCACTTATTCGATGGTCGTCGTGAACGTGTTTCTATTAGTGATAATACAGTATTTTTCCTCAATATTTTAGATAGTGAATTGAATGAAGGCAGTCTACTTGGTTTACGTGGTCGTCGCTATAAGCGTCGAAACTTTTCCACTGTTTATCAGCGTCAGATCAATCAGTATGAATCCAAGTTAGATGAGATTGAGGCTTTGCAATTAGAACATGCTCAGGCAAGTCGTACGGTTAGTTTATTGGAGAGTAAAATGGTGAGGCAATTAATTTTGAATGATGAAGAGAAGCAAACCTTGACTCAAAAGAAAGAAGATCGTGCTAGAACAGATGAACGCTTAAAAGAAATTGAATCAGGACTCAAGGCCAATTCAATTGCCTTTGAGAAAAAAGTCTTTTATTGGAATCTCTATTTACCGCCAGTGATTGTCCTACTGATCTTGTTATTTAGAGCTTTTTTAGCTTGGAAATGTAAACGGAGAGCCGCATGA
- a CDS encoding ABC transporter ATP-binding protein — protein MIEVNNLVRYFGDIRAVNNVSFTVEKGDILGFIGPNGAGKSTTIRMITGYLSPSAGEVKICGKSMSDNEMFCKAQIGYLPETAPLYHDMSVRSFLNFTAELRGIDGKDRKTAVDSVIQRCFLERVAHQNIGTLSKGYRQRTCFAQSVLHDPPILILDEPTDGMDPNQKFEIRKIIEGFGQEKAVMISTHILEEVEVLCTRVIVMRRGEIVANESVSDFKSRGDKLADNFRDLTLGNGGADW, from the coding sequence ATGATAGAAGTTAATAATTTAGTGCGTTACTTTGGTGATATCCGAGCGGTGAATAATGTTAGTTTCACGGTAGAGAAGGGTGATATTTTAGGCTTTATTGGCCCCAATGGTGCGGGGAAGTCCACTACGATTAGAATGATTACGGGCTATTTGAGTCCGAGTGCGGGTGAGGTCAAGATTTGTGGTAAGAGTATGAGTGATAATGAAATGTTTTGTAAAGCGCAAATAGGTTATCTTCCGGAGACGGCGCCACTCTATCACGATATGTCGGTAAGGTCTTTTTTGAACTTCACTGCAGAACTTCGGGGCATAGATGGCAAGGATAGAAAAACAGCCGTGGATTCAGTTATTCAAAGATGTTTTTTAGAACGCGTGGCACATCAGAATATTGGAACCTTATCAAAAGGCTATCGCCAAAGAACTTGCTTCGCGCAATCGGTTTTGCATGATCCACCTATTTTAATTTTAGATGAGCCAACAGATGGCATGGATCCCAATCAAAAATTTGAAATACGTAAAATCATTGAAGGCTTTGGCCAAGAAAAGGCAGTGATGATCTCGACCCATATTTTAGAAGAAGTTGAGGTGCTTTGCACGCGGGTTATCGTCATGAGACGAGGCGAAATAGTGGCCAATGAGAGTGTGTCGGACTTTAAATCTCGTGGAGATAAATTGGCAGATAATTTCCGTGATTTAACTTTGGGTAATGGGGGGGCAGACTGGTGA